ACGTTCAACATACAGTGGTATGCTCGGTTCGTGACTTAAAGGATGAATAATATCATCTAATTCATCTTTACATCTTGCACAAGTTGTTGAAACACTTCTTACCAAGTGTACCGGTTTAACCttaaattatgtattgttACGATCTTAAAGACATAACCAAAAAAAAGTAgcgtaattgttgtttgataTGCTACATATTTGCACTTACTACGGACACGaaagattttagaaaaatactcattttcgttattttattctgtatgttCAAGTAAAACTTATTGCGTGTTGTACAATACTACTGACTGGAGTCAGCTGATTTGATTCTGTGTTTATATATAGCCCTAgttgtttaattttacttctgtCAATCGTGTTTATTCTAGCCTGCTCCAGCCAGATATAAATATGATGAATAAATGtatgcaatttttgtaatcgttaattacatcgataattttgtaattataatgaatACCAACtagtttataataataatcatgtataaagaaataaacaaaaataaaagttctaagagtgaaaatgaaagtttttCAAAATCATTGCAAGCTATTGATTCAATTCTTTGTATGGATGATACAATACTAAACAGTATTGAAAAGGAcaatggaaataataaatcatctTTTGTTAGTTCAATTATACATGAAAAATctctaaataatttcactcATGAATGGAGTATGCTAGATATGTTTGAAGtagataaaaaatgtgaaaaatcaCCACCTACTGTTAACAGCAAAGGagatttacaaacaaaaattgaggAGAAAGATGCTGTACATACGACTTGCAATGTACAGAACGAAAAGAATAATGTTTGGCAGAATGAGACATTCTTGAATGAAGCATTTACACAATTTGTTCCTTCACAATTTGAAATGTGCACAAAAGAAACAGGCCTCATGCAATGCTTAGATTCAATGCATTTATCAAGAAATAAACAACAGAATGtgaattcattaaaaagaagtGTAGTTGATTACAACAATGacattccaaataaaatatatcgttcAGAGGACAAGAAAGCAagtgaattatatacaaaaactCATTCCATAGCTTCAACAAAACATTGTACATTCTATGGATTACCAGATAGAGTAAAGAACATTTTCTTACGAATTAGGGGTATTGAAAAACTTTATGGTAAGCATTTCAATTGTCAATGCTAATAAGAAATGctcattaacaataattattcgttttaGAATGGCAGGACGAGTGCTTAAATCTAGATGCAGTAAAAAATAggaggaatttaatttatgctCTTCCAACAAGTGGAGGTAAAACATTAGTTgcagaaatattaatgttaaaagaacttatatgtaataaaaaaaacgcaATGTTTATACTACCATTTATTGCTATAGTTCAAGAAAAAGTATGTACTAATATTGATTgatggaatgaaaaattttacaaatgttataataaataatttctaaaacatGTTTCATTCTATATACTACATAGGTTCAATCAATGGCACCATTTGCATTAGAATTAGGTTTTCTAATTGAGGAGTATGCTGCGTTAAAAGGAACTTACCCACCAAGAAagcatagaaaaaaaaacagtatatatatgtgtactaTAGAGAAAGCATTAGGTTTAATAAACAGtttaatagaagaaaatcGTTTTAACGAAGTAAgtcaaaatatattcaataaaaacaacaataataatggATTACTATTTTAGATTGGTATTATAGTTGTGGATGAACTACATCTCCTGGGTGAAGCTGGAGGAAGAGGTGCTACATTAGAAGGTCTTTTAACAAAAGCATTGTATGTTAATGGTAaggaaaatatagaatttgtcggtatataatttttgtacaaattattaattcctaTTCCAGATAATGTTCACATAGTTGGAATGAGTGCAACAATAGGCAATTTAGACGaaatatcagaatttttaaatgcgGATTTATATACTGGAAATTTTCGACCTATTGAAGTTAAAGAGTATGTTAAATGCGATGATAATATTTGGTTGCTTGATTTGAAAACAGAAGATTTATTGACGgatttgaagaaaattaattatcgtgtAAGtttaagttattttattttattcaattttataattataatcgaaagcttttttttttttggtccCTTGAATGTTTAATTAGTATTCAAATGATGCAGCAATCATAGACCCAGACAGAATCGGAGGTTTAGTAATGGATGTAGTTCCAGGAGACTCGTGTCTTATATTCTGTTCGAGTCgcaaaaattgtgaaaatgttGCTTTGTTGTTAACTAAAGTTTTGTTCACGtgagatattattttttccgtAAATTAAGTATGTTGGAGTAGTCGTACGTTTTGCAGTTAATTATGTTACGTGAACATTTTTAGATCATtggagaattataaaaaagatgaaaaacaaaagttaTTGAATGCACTTGAAACAGAAGAAGGTCTTTGCCCTATTTTAcgtaaaactataaaatttggCGTAGCTTACCATCATTCTGGTCTTACATCTGAAGAAAGACAACTATTGGAAGATGCTTTTAAAGCAGGAACTCTTTGCGTAATATGTTGTACATCAACATTAGCAGCTGGAGTAAACTTACCAGCCAGAAGGGTACTCTACTTATTACATGCATAAACTGCTTAAAGTGTTTGACTTTGATTTACAAATGTTAACAGGTCATATTACGAAGTCCATATGTGGGTAACCAGTTTTTgagtttgaataaatataaacaaatggtAGGACGAGCTGGTCGTGCTGGTATGGGAAGTATTGGAGAAAGCATACTTATATGTAAAAGTAATGAACTACCGAAGGTAAGGCGCCATTTTGTtagaatatattacatatgtagaaaatacaatttttgtatactaatatttattaatataggtaaaacaaattttaacatcCAAAATGGATGATTGTTTAAGTACATTACACATGGACAAAGACAGAGGCATAAATAACTTAATTTTGAGTGCTACATTATTCTCTATAGCAACAAATAGATCggaattacataaaataacaagAAGGACATTACTTCATATTCAGCAGAAACGTCtagatgtaaatattaaacaaatcaCAGACAAAGCAAtaactgaatttttaaaaagtggtgtaatgaaagtaaagaaaaaagaaaagaagatcaATGAGTTTGAACCAAATGTAACTGTTGCTATTCCGTCGCAAAATGTATGTTTCAATGATAAAGGTACACAAataaaagggaaaaagaagatAGCACTTACGAAAGAAACTGAATTAGAACTGTGTAATTTGGGACGTGCGGCTATGAAaggtacaattaattatttttataaaacaattaacaggaaatgtttttaagtttcattaatttaaatttattttcatggtGTAGGTAACATTGATATACAATGCGCACATACGTTATAtcaggatttaaaaaaagcacAGGAACATTTGATTCTTCTTGATTATTTACATCTGTTATATATTGTTACTCCATACGGTATAATATCTCAAATAAAACCAGTTGGATCAGTCTATTACGATGTGGTAACTTTCTATTACAGCTTTAATTaggattcatttttgttatcaatatttatttaatatttatgcaacATTTTTAGGTGATTAATTTATCCGAAGCACAGATGAAAACAGCAAGACTTCTTGGGATCAATGAAATAACTGTTGGAAAATTACGTGATGGTTTAACACCTAAGGTTAGTATAAATGTatgttcatttatattaaattaattttgatatctgaatttttctatatgtAACAGAACGTAGAATCAAGAGTAATTCAAAGATTTTACGTAACATTAATATTGTATGAACTATGGGCACATCATGCAGTTTACACAATTGCAGACAAGTTCCAAGTAAACAGAGGTGTTATACAAAATCTTTTGTCGTCTGTATCATCCTTTGCATTTTCTGTGGTTCGATTTTGCCAGGTTAGTTAATAAAcgcattatttttgttaccaaatacttttaaaaatccCATAATCACTGTAGGAGTTAGATGAATTTTGGGCGTTCAGAGATTTGTTAAATACATTCAGTAAAAGATTATCCTATTGTTGTCCTTTGGAGTTAGAGGCATTGATGGAGTTGCCATTAGtgaaaattgtaagaaatttattttattgtgttattagatagaataaaaagatttatAAACATAGATATAAACATAGAttgtaatgtttcatttattaggGCAGAGCGCGTCAATTGTACAATGCAGGTTATAAAACAGTGCAGTGTATAGCAAAAGCGAGGCCAATGGATTTACAAAAAAGCATTCCgtatttaaatgcaaaaactGCGACAAAAATGATTGAAGTTGCTacagtaattatattttatgttgtttgcaataatatttttactcatTATGTTACTATTTTTAGCTTTATTTTTGACATATTTTACAGCTGTTAATAGtggaaaaagtagaaaatctAAAAGATGAGGCAGAAGACGTTCTAGATGGCATAGATACTTTAAGAGGATTAAGTTCTTTGATTTTGtaatatgttaattaaaattttgataaagttttgtataatatgataatgttaatgaaatatcttctaattgtgtatatatacttaaagatttataaaaataaactgtttAATATCGTTCTCTAAGAATGTCACAAAAACCTATttgtttagtaaataaaataaaatttattttctatcattatgtatttattgtaacTTGTGCCAAACAGACCAATGTGTTTCAAGAATAGCACATTGTTTAAGCAGGCACATACATTAACCATCCAAACTGTATTTGATGtcattttaagaaaatgtgaATATCAAAACATTATGGaacagtattttatattcctttataaatatagttatttctttaaataaaatgtagataacaaaataataattttaatagaataatacttaaatacatttttatctttttttatatagacaTGGTTTTAAGGTAAGAGGAGGGAACTTACTTTTTTTGCCACCtatatctttctcctttttgaAATCTAAAAAGTAGAATAGATTATGGGACAAATCTTTCCAGGTATTTTTGAAACCATAATTActtaatacttttataaagtCTTCTACATGTTCAAATCGACTTTCAACTtcagctatttttaaaataccactgaaaacatatttcatagataaattttgattttaataattatattaacacttAAACTTAATGTTAGCTGCGTATACTTACTCTTTCTTAAGAACCCTATTTGCTTCTACAATGTAATCTTTAAGATTAGTTCCCATAAGAGATAAACAAAACACAACAACATGTACTTCACTTGTTAATAAAGGAGTATGTGCAACATCGCAAGCagttacattttcattcaaagAAACAAAGTCAAAGGAGTGCACTTTATGTGGAATAGAAGCAGCAAGTGTGGCTTCTCCACATCCAAAGTCAGCAATAACGTATTCTTTTGGCCtatcatataaaataagtaGTATATaagcaatttatattaaatatttatgattaaaaataaaatgataccaTAGAATACTGTAtactaacatttttttaatggatgATATTATAATGTCAAGAGGATTCAAGGGCCATTGTTCAACTTGTTGTTTGTAACCTTCATGATATGCCCTAAATGCATCTGGATCAtctttaaagtattttttagaTTCAGAACTTTCACCATTGTAAAgggtttcatttaaatacctAAATCTAGATGCCTTTAATTTAGTCATCATTCTTTCTCTTAATGATAatggtttttcattttttttttctatttttacttcTCTCTGTTTTACAGCAAGCATTTCTTCTAAccgttttatatttaaattattatggtTTTTAACCATTCTAGCATTAGTGCTCTTTTCTTGAGGAATGTCATGGGGTTGCTCCTCTTCCTtgtgttttacttttttctgtaAGACTTTATTCACTTTTACTGTTCCACATTCTGCTTTCAactgctttttctttttatattttgtacgtttaaaattttgatcttTGTTAACATTAAACGTTTGTTGTTTGGTTATCTTTTTATTGGATTGCCTATTATTGTCATCCTTTCTGTTAGACTGATCAAGAATTTGATCAACAtgatgtttcttttgtttatattttttagtttgaTTAGATTGTTGTATAATCCTACTTTTATTATGAAACTTTGGTTTTTTAATCTGAgtcttattttctaattttacaacatttataatatcagAATCAACTAAACCGCTAGATGTATGATTTTTTCCATTCTTATGtacttgtttaaatttattttgaagcttttgtgtatttttcttgaatttgtCATTGGAAATTAAACTTTTACTTTCACCGATAGTAGATTTATATTTGTGTTTTTTAACCTCTCCTTgtttttttctctaaaataaatatattaggtttGCCTATAAAATACGTCGTAAATACATATATCCATTTGTAAACATCTCATAATTGAGTACGTAAACATGAATGACAATATGTGTGAAAGTATTGTACTTTACCTTGAGAACGTTACTACCACTATTTTTCGTATtagaagcatttttttttatatttttacccattctctttataaataattatgaattgtaataaaaaagacTTTCAATCTTCGTTTCACGTGGTTAGGATAGGGTGAAATACACGGGCGGCTATTTCCCGACTCTCGTCTGCAATTGGTAATAGTTTTaatactagtggcgccatcggtaacgaaacgcccaagcttgtaatgaaaatagttcccagaGTATCTACTAGATGGCGGAATTAACTAAAGaggtcgataattattgctgcattaaataactattcataaaaatgataaatttgacatgagaataatatattgcagTGTTATGAAGCAAAGAATCGTAATAATTATGCgttcataaaaaatacaaaaataattgattaaaatgtatctgtggcgccatcggtggcagaGTGCCCAAGtttatagtgaaaatagttccgaCCGTTACCGCTAGGTGGCACAATTAACTT
This portion of the Hylaeus volcanicus isolate JK05 chromosome 4, UHH_iyHylVolc1.0_haploid, whole genome shotgun sequence genome encodes:
- the LOC128876020 gene encoding helicase POLQ-like, whose product is MYKEINKNKSSKSENESFSKSLQAIDSILCMDDTILNSIEKDNGNNKSSFVSSIIHEKSLNNFTHEWSMLDMFEVDKKCEKSPPTVNSKGDLQTKIEEKDAVHTTCNVQNEKNNVWQNETFLNEAFTQFVPSQFEMCTKETGLMQCLDSMHLSRNKQQNVNSLKRSVVDYNNDIPNKIYRSEDKKASELYTKTHSIASTKHCTFYGLPDRVKNIFLRIRGIEKLYEWQDECLNLDAVKNRRNLIYALPTSGGKTLVAEILMLKELICNKKNAMFILPFIAIVQEKVQSMAPFALELGFLIEEYAALKGTYPPRKHRKKNSIYMCTIEKALGLINSLIEENRFNEIGIIVVDELHLLGEAGGRGATLEGLLTKALYVNDNVHIVGMSATIGNLDEISEFLNADLYTGNFRPIEVKEYVKCDDNIWLLDLKTEDLLTDLKKINYRYSNDAAIIDPDRIGGLVMDVVPGDSCLIFCSSRKNCENVALLLTKVLFTSLENYKKDEKQKLLNALETEEGLCPILRKTIKFGVAYHHSGLTSEERQLLEDAFKAGTLCVICCTSTLAAGVNLPARRVILRSPYVGNQFLSLNKYKQMVGRAGRAGMGSIGESILICKSNELPKVKQILTSKMDDCLSTLHMDKDRGINNLILSATLFSIATNRSELHKITRRTLLHIQQKRLDVNIKQITDKAITEFLKSGVMKVKKKEKKINEFEPNVTVAIPSQNVCFNDKGTQIKGKKKIALTKETELELCNLGRAAMKGNIDIQCAHTLYQDLKKAQEHLILLDYLHLLYIVTPYGIISQIKPVGSVYYDVVINLSEAQMKTARLLGINEITVGKLRDGLTPKNVESRVIQRFYVTLILYELWAHHAVYTIADKFQVNRGVIQNLLSSVSSFAFSVVRFCQELDEFWAFRDLLNTFSKRLSYCCPLELEALMELPLVKIGRARQLYNAGYKTVQCIAKARPMDLQKSIPYLNAKTATKMIEVATLLIVEKVENLKDEAEDVLDGIDTLRGLSSLIL
- the LOC128876021 gene encoding uncharacterized protein LOC128876021, which encodes MGKNIKKNASNTKNSGSNVLKRKKQGEVKKHKYKSTIGESKSLISNDKFKKNTQKLQNKFKQVHKNGKNHTSSGLVDSDIINVVKLENKTQIKKPKFHNKSRIIQQSNQTKKYKQKKHHVDQILDQSNRKDDNNRQSNKKITKQQTFNVNKDQNFKRTKYKKKKQLKAECGTVKVNKVLQKKVKHKEEEQPHDIPQEKSTNARMVKNHNNLNIKRLEEMLAVKQREVKIEKKNEKPLSLRERMMTKLKASRFRYLNETLYNGESSESKKYFKDDPDAFRAYHEGYKQQVEQWPLNPLDIIISSIKKMPKEYVIADFGCGEATLAASIPHKVHSFDFVSLNENVTACDVAHTPLLTSEVHVVVFCLSLMGTNLKDYIVEANRVLKKDGILKIAEVESRFEHVEDFIKVLSNYGFKNTWKDLSHNLFYFLDFKKEKDIGGKKSKFPPLTLKPCLYKKR